ATCGCCGGCCATCATTGAGTCCAAGTCCCTCAAGCTGTACCTGAATTCCCTCAACCAGACGGTGTTTTCCTCCGCCGACCAGGTCAGGGATGTGATTGTGCGCGACTTGTCCAGCGCCAGCGGAGCGTCGGTGGCGGTGGACCTGCACAGCGTTGATGAGGGCGCGAGAGCGATCGGTCGACCGGAAGGTTTCGTTCTGATTGACGATGAGGAACCGGAATCCGTGGGTTACGACTATAACCCGGACAGCCTGACGGCCAGTGGCGATGTGGTTTCTGAAAAACTGTGCTCACATCTGCTGAAGAGCAACTGCCCGGTAACTGGCCAGCCGGACTGGGCCACGGTGATGATCGACTACACCGGCCCGGCAATCGACCGGGCGGGGCTGCTGCAGTACATCGTGAGCTTTCGTCAGAAGCAGGACTTCCACGAGCACTGTGTGGAAACCCTGTTCACGGACCTGATGGCTCGCTGCAAACCGGAACGCCTGTCGGTCTGCGCACGGTATACCCGAAGGGGAGGGCTGGATATCAACCCCTGGCGTAGCACTGAGCCGGAAGACGCAGCAGGGCCGAGGCTGATCCGGCAGTAACGGGCGGGCGCGTCAGGAATCCTCCTCCTGGCGCAGGCGCTCGGCGGCGTCTTCCAGGGCGCAAAGGATAGACTCGCGTTCCCGCTCGGTGATCTTTTCCGAGTCCAGGTACATTGCGAAGCCGCTGTGTTCGTGCTCCAGGAAGCTGCGGTTGGGGCCCATGTCCCGGCGGAAGTCCACCACCTCGTAGATGGATACCGGGCGGCCGAAGCCTTTCACCGTGATCTCGCCCTTGTCCCGGCACATGATGCGGTCCTTGATCAGCGAGAAGGTCTCGTAGGAGATCAGGATCTCACCGGGCTCGGCGAGGGATTCGAGGCGGCTGGCCAGGTTCACTTCCTTGCCGATGATGGTGTAGTCCATACGATTCTCGGCGCCGAAGTTGCCCACTGTGGTATAGCCGGTACTGATGCCCATGCGGATTTCCAGCGGTGTCTTGATGCCCTGGCTGCGCCATTTCTGGCGCATGATTTTCATGTGCTTGCGCATTTCCACGGCCATGGACACACAGGCGAAGGCATCCTCTTTCTGGCCACGGCTGGTGGGGTCGCCGAAGAAGATCATGATGGAGTCGCCGACAAACTTGTCGATCGTGCCACCGTACTTGAGGGCCACCTCGGACATTTCATTGAAGTAGTGGTTGAGCAGTTCGGTCAGTGCTTCCGGTTCCATTTCTTCGGACAGTTCGGTAAAGCCCTTGATGTCGGAAAAGAACACCGCCAGTTTCTTGCGCTGGGTTTCCAGCCGCACATCCCGCTCACCGGTAAAGATGGACTGCCACACCTGGGGTGACAGGTACTTGGACAGTTTGTGGGACAGTGCGATGGACTGTTCCCGTTGATTCTGGATCTGGGTCTTTGCCATCATCAGGGCACGGGCCTGTTGGTGGGAATAGAAGGCAGTAACGCAGATGTAGAGCCCTGTGGCGAATATGGCAATAATGCTGGTAATCATCGGCGACTGGAACGAGGCTGCCGGCCCGACAATGGCCACGCCGATCGCAATACTCGCTGCCATGATGACCGTGCCGAGCAGCCACTGGCGAATACCGCCAATGATCAGGCAACTGAACATCAGCATCAGCACGACGGCTACCGACGGAATGGCAATAAGCCCGATGCAGCCGACGAACCCGCCCCCGATGGCGCAATCCACCAGCAGCATTTTCTGCCGGATACGGGGCGAGTTACGCAGAAAGGTTTTACGGGTAAGCTGATGGGCGATGTGGGGCCAGGTGAGAGCGCCGGCCAGCAGCCACAACATCCACAGGCCAAATACATCCTGCAGGATGCCCGAAACAATGATGCCGGCAGTTGTGGTGTATGCCAGAATCCTGCCGCTGTAATCCGGCATGGGGGGAATGGCAATCGGGTTGTTCTGCGAATCCAGTACAGTGGCCTTGCTGGCGCTGGAACTGGCGTTACGCAGGTCAATCGGGGCGCTCATCATGTCAGAAGCGAATCCGGGAAGTTGCGAAAGCGTTGCTGTTGGCTCATAAAGTGTCTACCGGCTTTTTTTCGTTGTTAGGGTAGATAGTACTTTTTATCGTGGAAAGTACTTAGACTAAAGACTAACAGTAATACATCTGCCCCACAATTCGTAAGGGCTATTGAGGCCTGAATTGACGGCTTTCAGACAACCACAGCGAGACACTATGACTGCAGTAATGGATGCTTTGTTGAACCGGTCTTCGGAGTCGCGCCTGGCTGCGCCGGCACCGGATGCAGAAACCCTGGAAAAAGCCTTCGCCTGCGCCGCGAGGGCGCCGGACCATGCGCTTTTGCGGCCCTGGCGCTATCTGGTTATTGAAGGCGAGGAAGCCCTGACAGCGCTGGGCGAACTGTTTGCATCAACCTGTGATGAGGATGCCCCGGATAAGGTGAGGGATAAGCTTCGCCAGAACCCGTTGAGGGCGCCGATGATTATCGTGGGCATCGTCTCTCACCAGACGCACCCAAAGGTACCGGAAATAGAGCAGACCATGTCAGCCGCCGTTGGTATGGGGTATTTGCTGCTGGCGCTGGAAGCTGCCGGCTATGGTGGCATGTGGCGCACCGGTGGCCTGGCATACAATCCCGATATCGCCAAAGGCCTCGGGCTGGAGGATCATGAAACGATTACCGGCTTTCTATACACCGGCAGCGTTAGCTCAGCCAAACCCCCGGTGCCCAGGCCCGATCCAAAAGAATTTGTGAGCCGCTGGCCGCGCTAGTTGCCAACGGCTTGCCCCTGCCGGCTCCGGTGGGGGAAATCCCTTGCCGCTTTCGCCATACTTCTCTCCACCTCATCGCCACCTCACTGACCCGAACCTCGCCACAGCCCGCGCCCCGCAACAACTCCTGAAAACTGGCATCGTGATTGCTTTTACTCCTGCAAAAGGCACAAACGGCAATGCGAACAACGCCGGGTGCAGGAATCGGAGGCAATATGGCTATTTCCCTGGACAAAGCATTAGGCATTCATCAGCACGCCCTGGAGGGGCGGGTGAAGCGTGCCGAAGTGCTGGCAAACAATCTCGCCAACGCTGACACGCCGGGCTACAAGGCACGGGACATCGACTTTCAGGCGATGATGGAAAAAGCCCAGGAGGGCATGAGCGGGTTCGGTATGACGCGGACTCACGAGTCCCATATGGACACGTCCCCCATGGGCCAGGACAGCGAATTGATGTACCGGGTTCCGAATCAGCCTTCAGTGGATGGCAATACCGTGGATACGCAGCAGGAGCAGACCCGCTTCATGCGCAATGCCATGGATTACCAGGCCAGTTTCCAGTTCCTGAACGGCAAAGTCACAGGCATCAAAAAGGCACTCTCGGGTCAGTGATCCGGGCGCAGTCAAATAACTGAGGAGCAACACCATGTCACTGGGTAGCATTTTCGATATCGCCGGGTCCGGCATGACAGCCCAGTCACTGCGGCTGAACACCACTGCGTCCAACATCGCCAACGCGGAGACTGCCAGTTCCAGTACCGAGCAGACCTATCGTGCCCGCAAGCCCGTGTTCGCGGCCATTCAGCAGTCCATGCTGAATCCGTCCCAACAGGGCCTGGCGTTCGGTAGCGAGGAAGGTCCGGGTGCCGGTGTCCGGGTTGAAGGCATCGTCGAGAGCGACGCCGAACTGCAGATGCGGTTCCAGCCCGATCATCCCGCAGCCAACGAAGAGGGGTATGTGTTTTATCCCAACGTGAATGTGGTTGAAGAGATGGCAGACATGATGTCGTCGTCCCGTAGCTTCCAGATGAATGTGGACATCATGAACAGCGCCAAATCCATGATGCAGCGCATCCTGACCCTGGGTCAGCAGTAACCGAGCGAGGATTGAACCATGAGCGCAATTAACCCGGCAGACGCCTCGGATGTGCTGAGCAAATACAAGCTGGATCAACAGCAGACCAAAAGCGGCAATGAGCTTGGCAAGAACGAGTTCATGGAGCTGATGATTGCCCAACTGAAGAATCAAAATCCGTTGGAGCCCCAGGATAATGGCGAGTTTATCTCGCAGCTGGCGCAGTTCAGTTCCCTGGAGGAGATGCAGAGCCTTTCCGGCAGTGTGGATGATGTGGCAAACCAGTTCCGCTCCACTCAGGCGCTGCAGGCTTCCGCCATGGTGGGCCGTACCGTTCTGGCACCGTCATCCATTGGCATTCTGGGGGCTGACGGAAAGATTTCCGGCAACGTGGAAGTGCCTGCCAGCACCTCTGGCCTGAGAATCTCCATCGAGAACCAGGCCGGCGAGCGGGTACGGCAGATTGATATGGGCTCCCAGCAGGCCGGTGTGACCGGGTTCAGCTGGGACGGTAAGGACGGCAACGGCAACAGTTTGCCTCCTGGCCCCTACAAAGTTGTGGCTGAGGCCTCCTACCCGGACGGGCCCGAGCAGCTTGGCACCATGATGAGCGCCAACGTTGACAGCGTCTCGCTGGGCAAGGGCGGAAACATTACGTTGAATCTCGCGGGCATGGGCTCCATCGCCCTGTCGGACGTTGAACAGATTAACTGATACCGGTGAAACACCAGAGGTGAAATATGGCTTTCAATACAGGTCTTAGCGGCTTAAGGGCGGCATCGGTTGACCTTGATGTCACCGGTAATAACATTGCCAACGCCAGTACCGTAGGCTTCAAGGGTAGCAAGGCCCAGTTTGGTGACTTGTACGCCAGTGGCTTTCTGAGTGCTGGTAGCAACCCTGTCGGTGATGGTGTGCGGGTGCAGGACGTGAAACAGTCCTTCGGCCAGGGCAACATCAGTTTTACCGATAACGGCCTCGATCTGGCTATTAACGGCGACGGTTTTTTTGTGCTCAATAACGGTGGGGAAGTCCGTTATTCCAGAGCCGGCCAGTTTGGCATCGACAAAGACGGCTATGTCACCAATAACCAGAATATGCGGGTTCAGGGCTTTGTGGCGGATGATGACGGCAATCTGTCCGGTATCCGCGGTGACCTTCAGGTGGAAACCGATAACCTGGCGCCGCGCCGGACCACCAACCTGCGTTCGGACCTAAACCTGGACTCGCGCGAGACGGTGCTGGAGCGCAGGGTAGCGGATATGGGGGATTTTTCCGTTGCACCCCCCGCCACCGGCTTTCCTCCTGAAACCTTTCAGATTACCTATGAAGATGGCAGCGTGGTAAGCGTGCCCATCAACGGTGAGACACCTTCCGACCCCAACTTTTCAGCGGCGGATGTGGTGGATGTTCTCAACGGCCAGGAAGGGCTTTCCGCGTCCGCTACCACCACCTACGAAGGCATGTCGGAAGCTAACTTGCAGCAGGCAATCAGTGACGGCAATTTCGCCTTCAACCTTGCTGTGG
Above is a genomic segment from Marinobacter panjinensis containing:
- the queF gene encoding NADPH-dependent 7-cyano-7-deazaguanine reductase QueF (Catalyzes the NADPH-dependent reduction of 7-cyano-7-deazaguanine (preQ0) to 7-aminomethyl-7-deazaguanine (preQ1) in queuosine biosynthesis), translated to MALIDAPLGKSSDYPDSYDPQLLFPVARDENRRRIGLEDGRWPWFGEDLWQAWEISWLRPGGVPAVAWGEIRVPAASPAIIESKSLKLYLNSLNQTVFSSADQVRDVIVRDLSSASGASVAVDLHSVDEGARAIGRPEGFVLIDDEEPESVGYDYNPDSLTASGDVVSEKLCSHLLKSNCPVTGQPDWATVMIDYTGPAIDRAGLLQYIVSFRQKQDFHEHCVETLFTDLMARCKPERLSVCARYTRRGGLDINPWRSTEPEDAAGPRLIRQ
- a CDS encoding adenylate/guanylate cyclase domain-containing protein gives rise to the protein MMSAPIDLRNASSSASKATVLDSQNNPIAIPPMPDYSGRILAYTTTAGIIVSGILQDVFGLWMLWLLAGALTWPHIAHQLTRKTFLRNSPRIRQKMLLVDCAIGGGFVGCIGLIAIPSVAVVLMLMFSCLIIGGIRQWLLGTVIMAASIAIGVAIVGPAASFQSPMITSIIAIFATGLYICVTAFYSHQQARALMMAKTQIQNQREQSIALSHKLSKYLSPQVWQSIFTGERDVRLETQRKKLAVFFSDIKGFTELSEEMEPEALTELLNHYFNEMSEVALKYGGTIDKFVGDSIMIFFGDPTSRGQKEDAFACVSMAVEMRKHMKIMRQKWRSQGIKTPLEIRMGISTGYTTVGNFGAENRMDYTIIGKEVNLASRLESLAEPGEILISYETFSLIKDRIMCRDKGEITVKGFGRPVSIYEVVDFRRDMGPNRSFLEHEHSGFAMYLDSEKITERERESILCALEDAAERLRQEEDS
- a CDS encoding nitroreductase family protein, with protein sequence MTAVMDALLNRSSESRLAAPAPDAETLEKAFACAARAPDHALLRPWRYLVIEGEEALTALGELFASTCDEDAPDKVRDKLRQNPLRAPMIIVGIVSHQTHPKVPEIEQTMSAAVGMGYLLLALEAAGYGGMWRTGGLAYNPDIAKGLGLEDHETITGFLYTGSVSSAKPPVPRPDPKEFVSRWPR
- the flgB gene encoding flagellar basal body rod protein FlgB, coding for MAISLDKALGIHQHALEGRVKRAEVLANNLANADTPGYKARDIDFQAMMEKAQEGMSGFGMTRTHESHMDTSPMGQDSELMYRVPNQPSVDGNTVDTQQEQTRFMRNAMDYQASFQFLNGKVTGIKKALSGQ
- the flgC gene encoding flagellar basal body rod protein FlgC, coding for MSLGSIFDIAGSGMTAQSLRLNTTASNIANAETASSSTEQTYRARKPVFAAIQQSMLNPSQQGLAFGSEEGPGAGVRVEGIVESDAELQMRFQPDHPAANEEGYVFYPNVNVVEEMADMMSSSRSFQMNVDIMNSAKSMMQRILTLGQQ
- a CDS encoding flagellar hook assembly protein FlgD; translated protein: MSAINPADASDVLSKYKLDQQQTKSGNELGKNEFMELMIAQLKNQNPLEPQDNGEFISQLAQFSSLEEMQSLSGSVDDVANQFRSTQALQASAMVGRTVLAPSSIGILGADGKISGNVEVPASTSGLRISIENQAGERVRQIDMGSQQAGVTGFSWDGKDGNGNSLPPGPYKVVAEASYPDGPEQLGTMMSANVDSVSLGKGGNITLNLAGMGSIALSDVEQIN